The following are from one region of the bacterium genome:
- a CDS encoding endonuclease/exonuclease/phosphatase family protein: MSKAIRIFSGNLWWGRADSDALVGMIRRYEIDVFCAQELGWENAEAIADELPFGGLEPTDGFQGMGIALRQEAEYERIPLDFRPARHVVLDPGVWNGLARPISLINVHFQAPHSARPFPPSRVRARQAAGLETFLDANPSDARLMVGDYNATPVWPLYRRLARRFTDGAIQCAQREGRDVQSTWGPKPESPRYLRIDHAMVRGLRVDNFRVVDIAGSDHSGLLFDISPDQLG; this comes from the coding sequence TTGAGCAAGGCGATCCGGATCTTCTCGGGGAATCTCTGGTGGGGGCGCGCGGACAGCGACGCCCTCGTCGGGATGATTCGCCGCTACGAGATCGACGTCTTCTGTGCGCAGGAGCTCGGCTGGGAGAACGCCGAGGCCATCGCCGACGAGCTCCCCTTCGGCGGGCTCGAGCCCACCGACGGCTTCCAGGGCATGGGCATCGCCCTGCGCCAGGAAGCCGAGTACGAGCGGATCCCCCTCGACTTTCGTCCGGCCCGCCATGTCGTGCTCGATCCGGGCGTCTGGAACGGGCTCGCGCGTCCAATCTCGCTGATCAACGTCCACTTCCAGGCCCCGCACTCGGCGCGACCCTTCCCGCCGTCGCGGGTGCGCGCACGGCAGGCGGCCGGCCTCGAGACCTTCCTCGACGCGAACCCGAGCGACGCACGCCTCATGGTCGGCGACTACAACGCCACCCCGGTCTGGCCGCTCTATCGCCGCCTCGCCCGGCGCTTCACGGATGGCGCGATCCAGTGCGCCCAGCGAGAAGGCCGCGACGTCCAAAGCACCTGGGGCCCGAAGCCCGAGAGCCCGCGCTATCTGCGGATCGACCACGCGATGGTCCGCGGCCTCCGCGTCGACAACTTCCGCGTCGTCGACATCGCGGGCAGCGACCACTCGGGGCTGCTCTTCGATATCTCGCCGGATCAGCTCGGCTAA
- a CDS encoding integrase family protein: MPRVRLTQQKVKATEPTDRPQFIADAGQPGLYLRVGKRRADGSCVRSWVFQRDERRTGKTRRTTIGRWPAWDLASARERARELTRKMDLGESIRPKPPKEQPTLEQAVRLHQESMRHRGCAEGSIRMLEVELRRHVKPWLGRPLDELAPGEVRARHMQLSRASGPYLANRIMKHLRACYRTARKSHRDLPADLPTDAVEWNREERRDNPVPWDELPDFARALDRYENPIRRDYMLFLLHTALRKSDAARVRWEEVDWEAGTLFRPEPKGGRKKAFTLPLSRTALEILERRRQDRLSEEWAFPAVRRGNGAANACGPLREYRESEIEVPSPHRLRRTWATAAAELNVNFVTIQLILNHARPKDNVTFGYVSPSLESMRAECNRVSQFLSERMKGEGDRDEDEGAEGDDG, translated from the coding sequence GTGCCGCGCGTCCGCCTGACACAGCAGAAGGTCAAGGCCACCGAGCCGACCGACCGGCCTCAGTTCATCGCGGACGCTGGCCAGCCTGGTCTCTACCTCCGAGTCGGCAAGCGGCGCGCTGACGGCTCTTGTGTGCGCAGCTGGGTCTTCCAGCGAGACGAGCGGCGCACGGGCAAGACCCGCCGAACGACGATCGGCAGGTGGCCTGCGTGGGATCTGGCCTCCGCCCGAGAGCGCGCCCGCGAGCTGACGCGAAAGATGGATCTGGGCGAGTCGATCAGGCCAAAACCGCCCAAGGAGCAGCCGACGCTCGAACAGGCGGTTCGGCTGCACCAGGAATCCATGCGCCACCGGGGCTGCGCCGAAGGCTCGATCAGGATGCTGGAGGTCGAGCTGCGGCGACACGTGAAGCCATGGCTCGGTCGGCCGCTCGACGAGCTCGCGCCCGGCGAGGTTCGCGCCCGCCACATGCAGCTCAGCCGGGCCTCCGGTCCCTACCTCGCCAACCGCATCATGAAGCATCTCCGGGCTTGCTACCGCACCGCTCGGAAATCGCACCGGGACCTGCCCGCGGACCTCCCCACGGATGCCGTCGAGTGGAATCGGGAGGAGCGGCGCGACAACCCGGTCCCGTGGGACGAGCTCCCGGATTTCGCCCGGGCGCTTGACCGCTACGAGAACCCGATCCGCCGCGACTACATGCTCTTCCTGCTCCACACGGCGTTGCGCAAGTCGGACGCAGCGCGCGTGAGGTGGGAGGAGGTCGACTGGGAGGCGGGCACGCTGTTCCGGCCGGAGCCCAAAGGGGGGCGCAAGAAGGCGTTTACGTTGCCGCTCTCTCGCACGGCGCTCGAGATCCTTGAAAGGCGTCGGCAGGATCGGCTCTCGGAAGAGTGGGCTTTCCCGGCCGTGCGGCGAGGCAACGGCGCGGCCAACGCTTGCGGTCCCCTGCGCGAGTATCGAGAGTCGGAGATCGAGGTTCCGAGTCCTCACCGATTGCGCCGCACCTGGGCGACGGCTGCGGCAGAGCTGAACGTGAACTTCGTGACGATCCAGCTGATCCTGAATCACGCCCGCCCGAAGGACAACGTGACGTTCGGCTACGTCAGCCCGTCGCTCGAGAGCATGCGGGCCGAGTGCAACCGAGTCTCGCAGTTCCTTTCGGAGCGGATGAAGGGGGAGGGGGATCGGGACGAGGACGAAGGGGCCGAGGGAGACGACGGCTAG
- a CDS encoding helix-turn-helix domain-containing protein, which yields MFDEALEHLAKRVAELVVERLPRETSGRVPPDPLEMLTTGEVATLLKVHQVSLKQWRGRRGTGPPYVRIGRSIRYRRRDVEAWMEEIKDERRE from the coding sequence ATGTTCGACGAAGCCCTCGAACACCTTGCTAAGCGCGTGGCCGAGCTGGTTGTGGAGCGCCTGCCCAGGGAGACCTCTGGGCGGGTGCCTCCCGACCCGCTGGAGATGCTCACGACCGGCGAGGTCGCGACTCTGCTGAAGGTGCATCAAGTGTCCCTGAAGCAGTGGCGGGGTCGGCGCGGGACCGGGCCGCCTTACGTCCGCATCGGTCGATCCATTCGGTACCGCCGTAGAGATGTTGAAGCTTGGATGGAAGAGATCAAGGACGAACGCCGAGAATAG